One genomic region from Tigriopus californicus strain San Diego chromosome 4, Tcal_SD_v2.1, whole genome shotgun sequence encodes:
- the LOC131879156 gene encoding G2/mitotic-specific cyclin-B3-like, with product MPRVTRSRSSVSSSLGAGNAALGVPGVQSRGLKKGGPPTAAVGLALRAQVGPPARNGQLNPKKFTLDSNKRRKPEWTFLNEPQAQWGMSKDENGSHAPTGKEGGAMTKAHQKRRAALGEITNAFSETTAQAKKGLSKMLNRSKTKLTGTTQSQIQPPVLARKSQSVPEPTDECMPLETSFDAGGSRLPASQPEEFKSAHFVPSPSHWSDSDQEDDDDDVYESANEGDDQNDKSSSDERVLPPGVVDFDAQNMDDPSQASEYAMETFQYYRNREEQFQVEDYLTIFQYDINSTMRAILVDWLVEVQESFELNHETLYTAVKLMDIYLSKTLVLKEHLQLIGAVACLIACKIDERIPPLLDDFVYVCDDAYTKDMIKAKEIEMFADIGFDLGFPLSYRFLRRYARVCGVTMPVLTFARYILELSLMEYHLNVQTSESKLGMAALVLALRIKGVEDWQATLEYYSGYKVEECQTLVEKLHLMLLKPGHDNRKTIRTKYSHKVFHEVALIQIPRSF from the exons ATGCCGCGTGTCACGCGTTCCCGCTCGAGTGTCTCCTCGAGTTTGGGGGCGGGTAATGCCGCACTGGGCGTGCCGGGGGTTCAGTCCCGCGGGTTGAAGAAGGGCGGCCCACCCACGGCCGCCGTGGGCTTGGCCCTGCGGGCGCAAGTAGGCCCGCCCGCTCGGAATGGCCAGCTCAACCCCAAGAAGTTCACGTTGGATTCGAACAAACGACGGAAACCGGAATGGACCTTCTTGAATGAGCCTCAAGCTCAATGGGGAATGAGTAAAGACGAGAATGGTAGCCACGCCCCCACGGGTAAAGAGGGCGGGGCCATGACTAAAGCCCATCAGAAGAGACGAGCCGCACTCGGAGAAATTACCAAT GCATTCAGCGAAACCACAGCCCAAGCCAAAAAAGGTCTATCCAAAATGCTCAACCGCTCCAAGACCAAATTGACCGGCACCACCCAAAGTCAAATCCAGCCTCCAGTGCTCGCCCGCAAATCCCAAAGCGTGCCCGAACCTACCGATGAGTGCATGCCACTCGAAACCAGTTTTGATGCGGGCGGATCCCGACTGCCCGCTTCTCAGCCCGAAGAGTTCAAATCAGCCCACTTTGTTCCCTCTCCGTCCCATTGGTCGGATTCCGACCAagaagatgacgacgacgatgttTATGAATCGGCCAATGAAGGCGACGATCAAAATGA CAAAAGTTCCTCCGATGAGCGGGTATTGCCCCCGGGAGTGGTGGATTTTGATGCCCAAAACATGGATGACCCTTCACAAGCCTCCGAGTATGCTATGGAGACGTTCCAGTATTATAGAAACCGCGAG GAACAATTCCAAGTGGAGGATTACCTCACCATATTCCAGTACGATATCAATAGCACAATGCGCGCCATCCTCGTGGATTGGTTAGTCGAAGTCCAGGAGAGCTTCGAGCTCAATCACGAGACCTTGTACACGGCTGTCAAGCTCATGGACATCTATTTGTCCAAAACATTGGTACTGAAGGAGCATTTACAACTGATTGGCGCGGTGGCTTGTCTGATTGCGTGCAAAATAGATGAGCGGATCCCGCCGCTCCTGGACGATTTTGTATATGTTTGCGATGATGCCTACACCAAGGACATGatcaaagccaaagagatcGAAATGTTCGCCGACATCGGGTTCGACTTGGGATTCCCTTTATCGTACCGGTTTCTCCGGAGATACGCCAGA GTGTGTGGCGTGACGATGCCAGTGTTGACCTTCGCACGATACATCTTGGAGCTGTCGCTCATGGAGTATCACCTCAACGTGCAAACCTCCGAGTCCAAATTAGGCATGGCCGCTCTCGTACTTGCTCTGCGGATCAAAGGCGTGGAGGACTGGCAGGCCACCCTTGAGTATTATTCGGGTTATAAAGTGGAGGAATGCCAAACGTTGGTCGAGAAATTGCATCTAATGCTCTTGAAGCCCGGTCACGACAACCGAAAAACTATTCGAACAAAGTACTCGCACAA GGTGTTTCACGAGGTCGCGCTCATCCAAATTCCTCGATCCTTTTAA
- the LOC131879210 gene encoding ras-related protein Rab-5C-like: MANAGRGSGGGAGGGGGGASGTRMSQFKLVLLGESAVGKSSLVLRFVKGQFHEFQESTIGAAFLTQTLCLDDTTVKFEIWDTAGQERYHSLAPMYYRGAQAAIVVYDITNQDTFTRAKNWVKELQRQARPDIVIALAGNKCDLAQKRLVEYEEANAYAEENGLLFMETSAKSANNVNEIFLAIARKLPRDADGAGGGAGGSGGMRVASDGASGAGGKLGGCCKQ; this comes from the coding sequence ATGGCCAACGCGGGTCGGGGGTCCGGGGGCGGTGCCgggggtggtggtggcggtgcCTCGGGCACGCGCATGTCGCAATTCAAATTGGTCCTGTTAGGCGAATCGGCCGTGGGTAAATCGTCGTTGGTTTTGCGGTTCGTCAAAGGCCAGTTCCACGAGTTTCAGGAGTCGACCATTGGCGCGGCCTTTCTCACGCAGACGTTGTGTCTGGATGACACCACGGTCAAGTTTGAGATCTGGGACACGGCCGGTCAAGAGCGCTACCACTCCTTGGCGCCCATGTACTATCGGGGTGCGCAGGCCGCCATTGTGGTCTATGACATTACCAATCAGGACACGTTTACGCGTGCCAAGAATTGGGTCAAAGAGCTTCAGCGACAAGCACGCCCCGATATCGTGATCGCGCTGGCCGGCAACAAGTGCGATTTGGCGCAGAAGCGCCTGGTCGAGTATGAAGAGGCTAATGCCTATGCGGAAGAGAACGGACTGCTCTTTATGGAGACTTCGGCCAAGAGCGCCAACAATGTCAATGAGATCTTTTTGGCTATTGCGCGTAAGCTGCCGCGTGACGCCGATGGCGCTGGGGGTGGAGCGGGCGGCTCAGGGGGCATGCGCGTGGCTTCGGATGGCGCCAGCGGAGCGGGTGGGAAACTGGGTGGGTGTTGTAAGCAATAG
- the LOC131879209 gene encoding NAD-dependent protein deacetylase sirtuin-3-like, translating to MGPLLGLAKAFCGPALARSGTLTRLQTWVRPLPTRLYHLDGCNQDVLAIAQCLSKEGSNVVVMTGAGVSTPSGIPDFRTPGSGIYDNLKQYRLPYPEAIFDISYFRQSPDAFNTWAKEFFPGLRYHPNLAHFFIKLLHDKGKLVRLYTQNIDGLEVLTGLPHEQVVHAHGSFNSASCAACGQDADLDEYKQSILLNQNPRCACSEKAPIKPDIVFFGENLPDRFQMFQEDTAFSDFLICMGTSLEVYPFAGIADAVPRKVPRLLINRTLVGSFGSREEDCLLLGDLVEQVIQLCRALGWEQDLFDLKNAYDKEKQAGQ from the coding sequence ATGGGCCCTCTCCTTGGGCTCGCCAAAGCCTTTTGTGGCCCTGCGTTGGCCCGTTCAGGGACTTTGACTCGTCTTCAGACCTGGGTCCGACCCCTACCTACCCGTTTATATCACTTGGATGGGTGCAACCAAGATGTGTTGGCCATTGCCCAATGTCTATCAAAAGAAGGGTCTAATGTCGTGGTCATGACCGGTGCCGGGGTCAGCACGCCCTCAGGGATCCCGGACTTTCGTACCCCCGGATCTGGTATCTACGACAATCTTAAGCAATATCGGCTCCCCTACCCGGAAGCCATCTTCGATATTAGCTACTTCCGGCAATCCCCGGACGCCTTTAACACCTGGGCCAAAGAGTTCTTTCCCGGCCTGCGATACCATCCCAACCTGGCCCATTTCTTCATCAAACTTCTTCATGATAAAGGCAAGCTAGTCCGACTTTACACTCAGAACATTGATGGCTTAGAAGTGTTGACCGGCCTTCCTCATGAACAAGTGGTTCACGCCCACGGGTCATTTAATAGCGCCTCTTGCGCAGCTTGTGGGCAAGACGCCGATCTGGACGAGTACAAGCAGAGCATCCTGCTCAACCAAAACCCGAGATGTGCTTGCTCCGAGAAAGCACCCATCAAGCCAGATATCGTATTCTTCGGCGAGAATCTGCCCGATCGGTTCCAGATGTTCCAAGAAGACACGGCCTTTTCGGACTTCTTGATCTGCATGGGCACTTCGTTGGAAGTGTATCCTTTTGCCGGAATTGCCGACGCTGTGCCAAGAAAAGTACCCCGACTTCTCATCAATCGGACATTGGTGGGATCGTTTGGATCACGGGAAGAGGACTGCCTTCTTTTGGGCGATTTAGTGGAGCAAGTTATCCAGCTCTGTCGGGCTTTGGGTTGGGAACAAGACTTGTTCGACCTCAAGAATGCATATGACAAGGAAAAGCAAGCTGGGCAATAA